CGTAATATTTTGCAAGCTTAGACACGGTCTTAGATATTATTGAATATAAAAATCCTAATTTTGGATTCCTAGAAATCATTATCCATTCCCCCAGTTCATCGTAAACGAAATGATCTTTATCCTTACTCCTTTTGAAGATATCAAAGAATGGCAAAATCTTAAACCTCAATAAAATATTACCCGAGGACTTTAAAATATATAGCAAACAGAAATCACTCGAAATCAAGTAATCAAAATGCGTAATAATTAACATGACTAATATTAAAAAGAAAGTAAATAAGATTTTAGATAAAAATAAAAGAATCCATAAACCAGAAGGGATAAGACACAATTAGTATTCTTTAAAATTTTTGTAACTTAGCATTATACTTGGTTAGGCCTTAAAGGTCGAGGTAATGTAGTATAACAACACTATCTGATACATAATTACTACTGTTTCACATAGTAGTATGCATTACGCAAATCCCCATGGTTCGCCCTTGACCTTCAAGGTCTGACTAAGTATAGTTACAGACTAGTTGAGACAATGAAGAATCACCGTGTTACTTAACAAGTAAGAACTGAAGGATAAGATAAAGTATAATTACGCAGTCTCTCTTAGAATTAAATTAAGCACTAAAGGCAGTAAGTACGACACTTTACCAAAGTAGCCGGGTAGGGATTCGAACCCTAGTCGACGGGGCCAAAGCCCGCCATCCTTGACCGCTAGACGACCCGGCTAATTTAATTTTTATAATACTCACCTAATAAGACTTTCTCTACTTAAGCCCTTAATTACGCTGATAAACTTTTAAAGTTATTAACCGAAATTTAATATGCCGCCGTAGCTCAGCTGGTAGAGCGCCGGCCTTGTAAGGCTACGAAGAAAGCCGGCGGTCGCGGGTTCAAATCCCGCCGGCGGCTCTCATGAACCCAAAGATCGAGGAAAAAATAGCCCAAATGAGATGTGAAAATAGACCAGTAAAACAAATTGCTAAAAAATTAGGGGTAAATAGAGATGATATAGAGGCGGTTATTAAAAAATGGATATCTTACACTGATAACTACTTGAAAGAATTAGTAAAGAATAGAAAAGTAAAGAATCCAAAGGCAGATCCTGGGCTTATTATTAATATGACGTCTAACGTGGAAGAGTTGCTAAAAAATGATGACGTCCTAGATTACATTGCTTTACATATGTCAGACTACCACGATAGGCTGATGGATTGTATAAGATATAAGATCTATGCCTACCTTAAGCAGAAAAACAAATAGATAACAAATTGTTAACTATTTATAGATAATTTTAATAAAATTTGCCTTTACTTAATATATTTATAAGCAAAAAGTTAGAAATTAGCTATCAATAGTACTAAAAATCCTAAAACGTGTAGACAATTAATTAGTAATGATTGTTAGGATTTTAGTATCAATAATGAATAAATAAAATAATGTATTAACCATAAACATTTTATATCTAGGTATTACATATAGAGAAACCCATGTTACAACGATTATCGTTACGAAGTATAGATGAGATATACTAGAATAATTTCACATATAAAATATACTATAATGAAAATAATATCTTACTAACTAATCTACTTCTCAACTCCATAGTTACTATAAAATATCTCCTAAAATGAAGGATGCGACTATAAAGGCAAGTAAACTGTAGGCAATAAGCCATTTTTTATCGAACTGATAAAGCCTTGGTCTGTATTTTATTACAGCATAAACTACTGCTAAAAATGTAGATTAGTAACATGGATAAATAAATAAAGCCAGCCATAACTCTGGGAAACGTTTGAACTAGCCCCATGTAGACAAATATGATGTAGCCTATTATTGCAACGAAATAAACATTATACCTAGTTATTAACCTATAAGTAAAAGCTATTGACCCGATCAGTGCAATACTAATAATTAACCACGCAAGTATACTTACATGATATAATGTTGACGCATAAATACCAGCAATGGCTGAAGCATATAAGCCCATAAATAAAAAAGTATACCTCCAATATAATTTATTATAATACTTATCCATTCTTGATCACCAGAGGGCATACCATGATGGAGAATAAGGTGATGGTGGAATCATAGTTTCTGCAGGTAATAGTAATATAAAAGCAACATTATACCTAAAATTTTCATATATTTATACGAAAGAAATTTATTTATATGTAAAGATATTTTATGGTTAATGTTCTATCACCATATGATATCTCTGTTTAGCGGATTTTAACTTTACTCTCATAATACTAGTGTAAATCTGACTAAAAACACTCCTATCATATTTAGTTTCTAATTAGTTATATAAGGGCATTTACGCAATAGAAAAGTATATATGATTCTATTATTCATATTATAATTTATTATACTATAAATATATAAAATAATTAGTTGATAATATTATCTCTTCGTTTACAAATCAATTCTACTAATCTTGTCTAGTTTTCCTAGTATGAAACCACACGTTATGTTATGCTAATTATAACTCATAACGATTACAATCTTAAGGACTAGTTGCTCAAAATTTTCAATGCATACTAACGTAAGATTAAGGCTTCTTTTATGTTACATTTAGGTCAGACTAATGGATTGTATAAGATACAAAATTTACGTCTATCTTAAAGGTAAAAATAGGTCCTAGAATGCAATCTCTTCAAACATAAAATTATACAATATATAGTAAAAATAGATTATATACTACTAAATAAATTATTTCGAATATTCTTAAATATAAAGATTTTTACTTAAACTCGAAATGAAGTTACTGGATGCATTCAAACCGCTCGATAATAAAAAGTTCAACATGTTCCACATAAAGGCATTATTCACTACTGGAATGGGAGTATTTACTGATGGCTACTTATTGTCATCAATAAGCTTGGTATTACTTGACATCTTGGGAACTTTCGGAATAAAAAAAGGGTGCAGTCTTTACGAATTTTGGCTAGGAGTATTAACTGGAACAGTATTCATAGGTGCGGCATTGGGGGCACTATTATTCGGATATTTATCAAATAGAGGTAGAAAAACGTTCTATGGCATAGATGTTGCGTTAATGAGTATAGGTGCATTACTTCAAGCATTCGTTACTTCCCCCGCTGAACTTGCCGCAGTAAGGTTTTTAGTAGGAGTAGGAACTGGAGCAGACTATGTACTTTCACCGTTGATAATGGCTGAACACTCAAATGCAAAGGATAGAGGTAAATTAATTGCTTTAGGCTTTGGATTAATGTGGAGTTTAGGTGCAGTAACTGCCTCACTACTTTACCTAGCAATTTCGCCTTTAGTTTCTACTAACTTACTTTGGAGAATGATATTAGCCGCTGGTGCAATACCTGCTGCCTCAGTAATCTACTTGAGGAGAAAAGTTCCAGAGACTCCAAGATATTTATTAAGAATAAAAGGAGACAACGTTACATTTACGAAGGTGGTAAAAGAAATAACTGGTAAAGCTCACGAAGTAAAGGAAAATTTAAAAGATTGTAACTCAATGCTCCAGTATTTTAAAAATGGAGGTCGTGTATTTGCAGTTGCAGCAGTATTATGGTTTCTCTTTGATCTCACAGGTTATGCTAACGGCCTTTTTGGGCCCACTTTAATTGCGAGATCTATAGGAATATATAATCCAGCAGTATTCTCCCTTATAATTTCAGCAGTATTCGGTTTTCCAGGCAAGGGATTCGGGATATCTACAATAGACAGATTCGGAAGAAAGCCACTGCAAAGTATAGGAGCCCTAGGAGAAGGAATATTCTTAGCTATATTTGCATTGCTTTTGCCCAGAGAAGCTTTCTTACCTGCAGGACTGCTCTTAATAATTTACGGTCTTCACGAATTTACTGGTAGCTTCGGTCCTGGAATAATAAGTACAGCTGGAATGCTAGGAGTAGAATTAGCACCTACAAAGGTAAGGGGATTAGTTCAGGCAATAACAGTAGCCTCTGGAAGAACTGGAGCAGCTATTGCATCATTTGTGTTCCCAGTACTTTTCTTATCTGTAAGCAAGGAATTTGCAATGATGTTCTTTGCTATCTTAATGATCATAGCGGCAGCATTAACGTGGTTCTTTGTACCGGAGACAAAGGCTAAACCCTTAGAAGAAGCAAGTATGGAAGAAAAAGAGGTAATAAGAAGTTAATTTACTAATATATCTAAAAAGAGAAATTTTTCTTCTTTTTAAAAGGTTAAAGTAAAGAAGAATATTAAATATTACATTTACATATTCTGGTAATGATAAGCGATCCTATTTCCTTGTTAAAGTACGAGCATGCAATACTTAGAGTGAGATTTCAAACAGTAAGCCAATGCCTAAATTTTGAAGAGGGATGGAGAATACTAGAAAACGCCCACCAATTCATAATTAACTGGCACGCTAAAATAGAGGATAAATACGTTTTTCCAGTCCTTGAAGGTATGGGGATTAACGTGAAACCTTTATCTAACGACCATTTACTTATAGAAAAGTACGGTAATTCAGTACTTAAGGAGAGAAGAAGAGATTGGGCGGAAAGGTATATAAGGATAGTCATTGATCATAATCTCAATGAGGAGAAGATCTTTCCTAAGAAATTAAATGATGAGATAATGGAGAAGATTATTGTCGATATGAAGAATTATCAAGGTTATTTCGAGTTTACCGGCCTTGATGAGTACGATCTTAACTTTCATGCTTATTAAGATAATATTTTACAACTTTTCTTAACGCCCTACGTAAGATCTCATCTAAGGTTGGAGCAGAAATTCCTAGTTTTTCCGCCAATTGGCTTAATGAAATTTTTCTATCGTCGTCAAAGTAACCTAATTTGTATGCCAGTTTAAGTATTTCAATTTGCCTTTCAGTTAACGCCGTATCTGAAATTTCAGAGACGTCAATTACAGTTACCTTTACGTCATTCTGTATAAGGCTAGAGAGAAATTCCTTGAGTGATGAATTATTAGGTACAAGTAAAGTGTATATAAGAGTCCTCTCCTTAACTACTCTAATTTTTTCAACTACAACGTCTGAAGTATAAAGGATTTTACAAACTGTACAGCCGTTAGTTCTAACCCAAACTTTATTGTTAGATAACCTCAAAACCTTGACTGCGTTTCCCTTAAGTTTTTGCACATCATTCTTATCCACTTCCTTCTCAAATTGTACTATATGATCAGTGATCTGCTCTCCCAATTTTACGTTCTCTACGCTCGCCTTTAATCCGCTTGAGGATATAATCCGCATTACTTCACAAGGATGATCCTCTACTAAAACAGTAACCTCAAATGGAGTCTTATGCATTATTATACTCTTGCCTCTCACTTTTTAATTTATTCTCTAGGTATTCTTTCAACGCTACTGCATTATTATAAGGAGATTTGGCAGAATAAAGTAAAGTAACGTTATTACCTTTCTTAATAATTTGTAATAATACCTCAACTTTAGGGTTTTTATCCAATTCGTCAAAATACCTCCTCTTAAATTCCTCCCACTTTGAAGAATCATGATTAAACCACACCCTTAACTCGTCACTAGGTGCTATGTCCCTAAGCCAAACATCTACCTTTTCCTTTTTAATGCCTCTAGGCCAAAGCCTATCTACTAATATCCTAACTCCGTCATCCTTCTCTATAGGTTCATAAACTCTTTTTACCTTTATCATACGTGATACTTCTTGTTAGTATTAATAAGGAGAGATCCTAATAGGTTAGGTTGTTATATACTTTTACAGAATGTCATCGTTAGACTTTCCGTTTTGTCCCAG
This genomic interval from Acidianus sp. HS-5 contains the following:
- a CDS encoding MFS transporter is translated as MKLLDAFKPLDNKKFNMFHIKALFTTGMGVFTDGYLLSSISLVLLDILGTFGIKKGCSLYEFWLGVLTGTVFIGAALGALLFGYLSNRGRKTFYGIDVALMSIGALLQAFVTSPAELAAVRFLVGVGTGADYVLSPLIMAEHSNAKDRGKLIALGFGLMWSLGAVTASLLYLAISPLVSTNLLWRMILAAGAIPAASVIYLRRKVPETPRYLLRIKGDNVTFTKVVKEITGKAHEVKENLKDCNSMLQYFKNGGRVFAVAAVLWFLFDLTGYANGLFGPTLIARSIGIYNPAVFSLIISAVFGFPGKGFGISTIDRFGRKPLQSIGALGEGIFLAIFALLLPREAFLPAGLLLIIYGLHEFTGSFGPGIISTAGMLGVELAPTKVRGLVQAITVASGRTGAAIASFVFPVLFLSVSKEFAMMFFAILMIIAAALTWFFVPETKAKPLEEASMEEKEVIRS
- a CDS encoding hemerythrin domain-containing protein; translated protein: MISDPISLLKYEHAILRVRFQTVSQCLNFEEGWRILENAHQFIINWHAKIEDKYVFPVLEGMGINVKPLSNDHLLIEKYGNSVLKERRRDWAERYIRIVIDHNLNEEKIFPKKLNDEIMEKIIVDMKNYQGYFEFTGLDEYDLNFHAY
- a CDS encoding helix-turn-helix domain-containing protein — its product is MHKTPFEVTVLVEDHPCEVMRIISSSGLKASVENVKLGEQITDHIVQFEKEVDKNDVQKLKGNAVKVLRLSNNKVWVRTNGCTVCKILYTSDVVVEKIRVVKERTLIYTLLVPNNSSLKEFLSSLIQNDVKVTVIDVSEISDTALTERQIEILKLAYKLGYFDDDRKISLSQLAEKLGISAPTLDEILRRALRKVVKYYLNKHES
- a CDS encoding DUF488 domain-containing protein; this encodes MIKVKRVYEPIEKDDGVRILVDRLWPRGIKKEKVDVWLRDIAPSDELRVWFNHDSSKWEEFKRRYFDELDKNPKVEVLLQIIKKGNNVTLLYSAKSPYNNAVALKEYLENKLKSERQEYNNA